The genome window ATTCCTCCGCACGCGCGACATGCGTCGTTCCCGTCGTCATCCACACCACGTTATCCGTGTTCACGATCGGATCGTTATTGGCGGTAAACTCCTTCAAGCCTGTATCTGTCTTGGCCCGGTTCGGATATTTCCCCTCTGGGAAGCGCTCGTCTGGATTGTATTTCGTTACCCAGATTTGTTTGTCCATAAAATTCACGCGGTTGTACAGCCACTCGTCCTTGCTGAACATGGCCCCCTTCGCCACCGGGTGCGTGCCGCCTGCGTACGGCATGATTTGGTAGGAGACCGGGTTGCCAACCTTGTTCTCTTTATTAGGGTTGCTGAGCAAGCGAATCGTAGACGGGTCAAAGGTTTGAATGGCATCCTGCTCTGTGGTGACCGTTTTCTCCTCGGTCACGATGGCGCTCTTGCGCGGACCGCCCGCTGTATTTTTCGCGATTTGCGGATTGAGCTCAGTCAACGTGTTGTTTTCTCCGTCCACGTCCAGATCGAGACGGAAATTGTAGATGTGCTGATGAGTCGTCCCCACGATGTTGTGGTCGATCAAGGTACCGTAGCGGGTATCCTCCTTGGCTGTCGGATCATGCATCGTCGCGGATTTGACTGCCTTCACCGCTTCGATCCCTGTAGCACCGACATCGATCTTGATCGTTCCGTTCGGGGACAGGACCCAGTCAAAAATATAATCGTAGTTGCCCACCGTGCTGATCCAGCGCACCACCAGCTCTCGGCGCTCGCGGCTCACATTGTCTTTGCCCATCTCCTGATGCTTGAATTCCGGCCCTGCGTATTGCTCAAAAATGGCAATCGCATCGGGAATCGTGTACGGGTTGCCGTCGTTGTCCGAAATGGTGGCATCCAGCAGCTGCGCATTATCCGGCACGTCTGTACCTTTTTGCAGCGAGGAGGTCAGCACGCCCATCCCGTAATCGCCCGAGTCCAGATACGCCTTGAAGTACCAGCCCACATCCGGATCGCCATAAGGAACGATCATGCCGCCGAGCGAACCTTCGTACATGATTTTTCGTTTGGTGCCGCTGTCGTTGTAGGTCATCGTGGAGAGGACAGGGCCTACGCGTGAATCGAGATGGAGATGAAAGTCCCAGTTGCCCCAGTGGATGGTGTTGCCTTCGAGGGCGTAGTTTTTCCCTTGCGGCTCCAGAGTGGCGAGCGGCTTCACACTCTGTTTGACTTGCTGATTGCGTCCATCGTACGGAGTCGGCTTCAACGGTACCGGGATGACCCCGGCATCCTCGATCTTGATGACCTTCTTTTGCTCCAAATCGACGATCGCGACGAGGTTTTCGATCGGATGGGCCCAGTAGTTGCCGTCTCCCACATCCAAATAGGAGACGACCTTCAGGAGCCGCAGATCCTGCTTCAAGCCATCCGCCTCATTGAAGTAGCCGACGGTGAGCGGGGTCGCGACTACCTTTTTCACGTCATCGATGCCCCGCTTTCTGAGGGCATTCGCGTACTCCTTGCTTTCCTCGATGGCGGTCTGTACGGTCTGGAAGTCGTCCAGGATGACCATCCCGTGAGCCCCCTCGATTTCCTTCCAGGAGACGAGCTTCTTGGCAGCGAGATCAACCTCGCCTTCGATGACCTTTTTTCCGTCGAGCATCACCACATTTGCAGTTCGCTCGAAAGTCTGCTTTTGCCCGTACACCCAGTTCCACACCTTGGCTTTGTCGGGTTCCTTCAAGGAAATTTGCGTAAAACGCAGGCTCTTTTTGTAGGAGTCAGATGCTTTGATTACGTTCACTGCGGCATTGATTTCGTCAGCGGTCAGCGGGTTCAAGGGATGCGCTTCCTTTTGCACCTGGACCGTCTGATCCAGCTGCGATTGAAACACTTCATTCAGGAAGTGGTGCGTCACATAGAGGGTTCCATTTGTATTGACGACAGGCGCTTCCAGCTTGACGGTCTTTCCATTGACTTGCACCTCTGCCAGATTGGGCTTCAGTGATACAATCGTGCCGTCCCTCTTGACCTGAGCTGTCTGCGTTTTGTTATCCCACACGACAGTTCCGCCGAATTCCTCTACCATTGGTTTGAGAGGAAGGTATTCCGCTTCTCCTCCGTGCGCGCTGACCTTTTCGACGAACGGAACTGAAGGCCCCGCCGCAAATGATAGCGCTGTCATAAATGCTGCCGTGGACATGATGATTTTTTTCTGCATGAAGATCCCCCCGCATTTTCAACTCTTTGCACGTCCATTTTAGGAGCAGGCTTCGAGGGGTGTATTGTAAATTTCGGAACTATCAGTTTTCTTTCTTTTCGGTCATACTACTAGTAACTGCTTGCCCCCAATACCCGATGACTTTGTAAAGGTGGTCATGGATGAATGAATCGCGTAGAAATTGCCGCCAATTTGCCTCCTGTTCAATACGGCTTCCGCCTGGAGACCAGCAGCTACCAGGAGAGGCTCGTCCCTTATCTCGGACAAACCGTTCTCTACTATCAGTACGCCATGGGCAAGACCGTTGACGCGATTCGGGTCGTGCCTGATGGCTGTATGGATGTGCTCATCTGCTGCGATCCCAAGCGGCCGCACTCTCTGATTTGCGGGACTATCCTGCAAGGCGAAAGCATCCCCTTTCATGCGGGAGCAACGTATTTCGGAGTGCGCTTCACCCCGCTGCAGAGTCTGCATCTATCCCCCGCCCCCTTTCGTGATTTGATTGATCGACAGCTCTTCTTGGGAGATGTCGTGCACGGCGTCAGCAGCCTTTGCGACGACATCGCGGAAAAGGCATCGTTTTCAGAGAGGATTGCCCATTTTGACCAATTTTTGCTGCCCAAGCTGTTGTCGCCTGACCAGCCGTCGGGATGGCTACCATACTGTCTGCAGCAAATCTATCAGTCCAAAGGGAACGTCACGGTCGATCAGCTCGCGGATGACATCGGCTTTTCCACCCGCTACATCCGGAAAAAATTCGTAGAGACCCTTGGACTGTCACCCAAACAATACAGCCGCATCACGCGCTTTCAAAATACACTCTCGTCCATGATGAATCGCAGAGCTTCCTTTGGCGATCTCGCCAGCGAGCACGGCTACTACGATCAGGCTCACTTCATCAAAGACTTCAAGCATTTCACTTTGTTCACCCCTATGCAGATCCTCATGCTGATGCAGACTCCCCCTTTTTAGTTCAATCAGACAGCAAAAAGTCCACCTCGGATAAGGTGGACTGCTGATCCTCTCTCATGATGCCGTTTTGCCAGATCGGTCTTCCTTCTCATGGCTCAGCTTTTTCCTGTACTTGGCATAGTAGATCAAGGTGAGGAACGCCAGCCATGGCACCCCGATGATCCAGGAAACGTTCCAGAACTCGGTGTCCAGCCCCATCGTAATCAATATCGCTGCGATCAGCACGATCCCGACGATTTGCAGGACCGGAAACAGCGGAGCGCGGACCGGAAGCCGCTCTCCTCCACCTTGCTCCCATTGCTTGCGGAATCGCAAATGCGCGAGGAGAGTCAATAGCCACACAAACAGCGCACCAAACAGGGCGATCCCAAACAAATAGTTGTAAGCGAGCGGACTGATTTTCGATATGAGAGCCGCCAGCGCCACACCGACGCTCGAGAGCAGGAGCGCATTGACCGGTGTTCCGTCCTTGTTCAGCTTGCCAAGAGCCTGTGGCGCGTAGCGGCTCCGCGACAGAGAGAACATCATCCGGGAGGTCATGTACAGGTTGGTATTCATGCTGGACAAGGCTGCCGTCAGGACGACGAAGTTCATGATGCCTGCCGCAGCGGAAATTCCTACGTGGTTAAAGACGAGAACGAACGGGCTCTGCGCGATTTCCTTGGCGCCGGCATTGATCCACGGAACCACGGCGATCATGATTCCCATCGCGAGGAAGTAGAATACGATCAGGCGCACCACCATCGTACGCATCGCCCGTGGCACAGCCGAACGCGGATCTTTTGCCTCCCCTGCGGTCACCGCGATCACCTCCACCCCTACAAAGCTGAAGATCGCCATCAGCACCGCCATCCAGACACCCCCAAATCCGTGGGGCAAAAATCCGTCGTGCTTGGTAAAGTTTTCGAAGCCTACTGCTGGGGTGCCGATCCCGAGTACCACTGCCATACCGAAAATAATAAATGCGATAATAGCAACCACTTTGATCATGGCAAACCAATACTCAATGCTGCCGAAATTTTCTACCGACCGGG of Brevibacillus choshinensis contains these proteins:
- a CDS encoding amino acid permease; the encoded protein is MKEKDSFIERESGLHRGLSKNQLTMIGLGGAIGTGLFMGSAIAINYAGPAVILSYVIAAFIAVIMMFSLSEMAVAHPTAGSFGVYAEKYLGGWAGFTSRWTYWAAQVIAVGGEAVAVGIYMTYWFPDIPVWVWTLGFGAALIFVNSRSVENFGSIEYWFAMIKVVAIIAFIIFGMAVVLGIGTPAVGFENFTKHDGFLPHGFGGVWMAVLMAIFSFVGVEVIAVTAGEAKDPRSAVPRAMRTMVVRLIVFYFLAMGIMIAVVPWINAGAKEIAQSPFVLVFNHVGISAAAGIMNFVVLTAALSSMNTNLYMTSRMMFSLSRSRYAPQALGKLNKDGTPVNALLLSSVGVALAALISKISPLAYNYLFGIALFGALFVWLLTLLAHLRFRKQWEQGGGERLPVRAPLFPVLQIVGIVLIAAILITMGLDTEFWNVSWIIGVPWLAFLTLIYYAKYRKKLSHEKEDRSGKTAS
- the tynA gene encoding primary-amine oxidase; the protein is MQKKIIMSTAAFMTALSFAAGPSVPFVEKVSAHGGEAEYLPLKPMVEEFGGTVVWDNKTQTAQVKRDGTIVSLKPNLAEVQVNGKTVKLEAPVVNTNGTLYVTHHFLNEVFQSQLDQTVQVQKEAHPLNPLTADEINAAVNVIKASDSYKKSLRFTQISLKEPDKAKVWNWVYGQKQTFERTANVVMLDGKKVIEGEVDLAAKKLVSWKEIEGAHGMVILDDFQTVQTAIEESKEYANALRKRGIDDVKKVVATPLTVGYFNEADGLKQDLRLLKVVSYLDVGDGNYWAHPIENLVAIVDLEQKKVIKIEDAGVIPVPLKPTPYDGRNQQVKQSVKPLATLEPQGKNYALEGNTIHWGNWDFHLHLDSRVGPVLSTMTYNDSGTKRKIMYEGSLGGMIVPYGDPDVGWYFKAYLDSGDYGMGVLTSSLQKGTDVPDNAQLLDATISDNDGNPYTIPDAIAIFEQYAGPEFKHQEMGKDNVSRERRELVVRWISTVGNYDYIFDWVLSPNGTIKIDVGATGIEAVKAVKSATMHDPTAKEDTRYGTLIDHNIVGTTHQHIYNFRLDLDVDGENNTLTELNPQIAKNTAGGPRKSAIVTEEKTVTTEQDAIQTFDPSTIRLLSNPNKENKVGNPVSYQIMPYAGGTHPVAKGAMFSKDEWLYNRVNFMDKQIWVTKYNPDERFPEGKYPNRAKTDTGLKEFTANNDPIVNTDNVVWMTTGTTHVARAEEWPIMPTEWVHAMLKPWNFFNQTPTLDLPEEE
- a CDS encoding helix-turn-helix domain-containing protein; this translates as MNRVEIAANLPPVQYGFRLETSSYQERLVPYLGQTVLYYQYAMGKTVDAIRVVPDGCMDVLICCDPKRPHSLICGTILQGESIPFHAGATYFGVRFTPLQSLHLSPAPFRDLIDRQLFLGDVVHGVSSLCDDIAEKASFSERIAHFDQFLLPKLLSPDQPSGWLPYCLQQIYQSKGNVTVDQLADDIGFSTRYIRKKFVETLGLSPKQYSRITRFQNTLSSMMNRRASFGDLASEHGYYDQAHFIKDFKHFTLFTPMQILMLMQTPPF